From the genome of Impatiens glandulifera chromosome 9, dImpGla2.1, whole genome shotgun sequence, one region includes:
- the LOC124915016 gene encoding DNA-directed RNA polymerases II, IV and V subunit 9A-like, with protein MSTMKFCRECNNILYPKEDRKRRILLFACRNCDHQEIADNNCVYRNVVHHAVEERTQILHDVNADPTLPRTKSIRCTSCGHGEAAFFQASTRGEEGMALFFVCCNTSCGNRWRD; from the exons ATGAGTACCATGAAATTTTGCCGCGAGTG CAACAACATTCTCTACCCTAAGGAAGACAGGAAACGAAGGATCCTTCTTTTTGCCTGCCGCAATTGCGATCATCAG GAGATAGCTGACAACAATTGTGTATACAGAAATGTAGTACATCATGCAGTTGAAGAACGTACTCAAATTTTGCATGATGTAAATGCAGATCCAACTTTACCAAGAACAAAATCTATTCGTTGTACATCATGTGGCCATGGCGAAGCTGCTTTCTTCCAG GCTTCTACTAGGGGAGAAGAAGGTATGGCATTGTTCTTCGTCTGCTGCAACACTAGCTGTGGCAATCGTTGGAGGGATTGA
- the LOC124915017 gene encoding DNA-directed RNA polymerases II, IV and V subunit 9B-like, whose translation MSTMKFCRECNNILYPKEDRTRRILLFACRNCDHQEIADNNCVYRNVVRPAVEESTQFLQDVTADPTLPRTKSIRCASCGHGEAVFFQASTRGEEGMALLFVCCNTNCGHRWRN comes from the exons ATGAGTACCATGAAATTTTGTCGCGAGTG CAACAACATTCTCTACCCCAAGGAAGACCGGACACGAAGGATCCTTCTTTTTGCCTGCCGCAATTGCGATCATCAG GAGATAGCTGACAACAATTGTGTATACAGAAATGTAGTACGTCCTGCTGTTGAAGAAAGTACTCAATTTTTGCAAGATGTAACTGCAGATCCAACTTTACCAAGAACAAAATCTATTCGTTGTGCATCATGTGGCCATGGCGAAGCTGTTTTCTTCCAG GCTTCTACTAGGGGAGAAGAAGGTATGGCATTGTTATTCGTCTGCTGCAACACTAACTGTGGCCACCGTTGGAGGAATTGA